One window from the genome of Zerene cesonia ecotype Mississippi chromosome 1, Zerene_cesonia_1.1, whole genome shotgun sequence encodes:
- the LOC119840619 gene encoding maestro heat-like repeat-containing protein family member 1, with product MSLSDAECLKDTVNVLINALCDSDNSVNNNIIKSLTKIANRYPNEVIEIICEFYKNTVRINVIQTGNIVQVLERTCVGQVKKLNPTTAAELVNAMLRAMTENPSYEPSVQMGASSVLVAVGHEFLDLVLRNLINQLSPASVPHYTIAHTLGTLAVLNTRDMVPHIKEILGKMLPLLPLVRQDGLRQAFAYAFGHFAVAVAEQIGDNVETDNITSIKDNFVTEFSIVFDVLYNQWLPSYEPKVSESVLEALGPITRLISERQFNETVNKFVLSLLSLYRKPTINFFSISQCISYLLAPSPLNPKLSLNDNVINSINHVLCNLVLLEPDYDQPHTVKNHFEVLRCFDHMATQYPDQTIEMLLHMCKNNQERERMRAVIILTHLTTSSQVFIENFASKFITILKVMIVMEQGVKMKKILVKAIVALVYRNCIMATEDFAMVEFIVKHCGYEGPATVSKTEVQDLRDTCRNSLILMCNTVTSVRTQLLHLLLTALTVEDFTPSMSTVSHCLTSLLQNNSEVTTDDPPDTVESKCSPDLVFVRCLMHVVDPNEKDRNKNLLMFLEEFSGDVHKNLKNSWTIELDRLLKYVEKNESKEQWHDMLLDLLVSAVEQVNSNKWVEKISSLFSQQILSKKQSPMIKGVALQYLAVLSCHMSNAAAVETVLKIILLALKAIPIESVDYVSKAIGIASRQHGESVLNELDALYKDNEAKRSNKLLNFLSSRASQNYAELAIVKYALITCYGKVARECLDVHVLARLGENVTSILLEILKSGPAFDLCNASVTALYEISKALHPASHHNVTLRNRWQLLNAVLEQIYNSNLEKRNVELYPIIVKASKALTKLQKGILPEERNTILRVLFNSIFGELSSFKRKYEIEGNGDKNDLLAKTLNDSLTLLHELIKELIIQSTCLSTIDDIIGLLMEWIRHENDEIRTAAVLVLQVVFDAYIKNVKLNYETPSKFGQMGYLLGLIVPGVADTNFPVRLTTVDCVKLIIQIQDLYEGHTIEPDDECMTNLTQLQNNILTNDLCMISDYCMKLCDTISPKIPHLHTMQFIESLLESYDGQELRSVGISSILDAFYVKKGQDLYQSIERIVEVMLVTMELVNDEARARLMRPLVSLTRHHSNAVTAVLLGQRIPLRPCVVSCWRHLARDEGLSAAIVDNFLRLMTSIELYEDPYHITEHHVAALQPMTLISALGEMLQEESMRPICINKFSELFAVLYTTLACYVEAEPPAYVVPTNKGQERFGFIPNREAIKLSPARITVNTFNSFLERADCYKVKEACSLCLSIEHGDSTSIILELAPILGSSLSRSCPGQLTRLVGGVAGYARSPLPPQRCAVIALLADLLNYRCNDNPVLIESVVATLDGGWKDASARVRSASLRGAANLARLRGAAAAAALPAAVAALSQGVDAQMMPSANENVPLAAIQGLSRLLTESDKLDNEFDRELLAISQKIRPFMNTDCSQLRENSIHLFGIIAEKVKSEGLVEQAINSLPCFLLHLCDTNPAVVRASKSTLRQLFRTFNARKSNEFIQTHLVDEGRLYLEQFLCALVRQLADERPAALAACVRALLPYLHCARDALRPYAPLLLGYLYADLDRIQAQYPEETRLEPDIIRSARSRLLQLIKDPNPLVRQHSAFALANITLVCTQI from the exons GTACTCAGAAATCTCATAAACCAACTCTCCCCGGCGTCAGTGCCGCACTACACGATCGCGCACACCCTGGGCACGCTTGCTGTCCTCAACACCAGGGACATGGTGCCGCATATCAAGGAGATCCTGGGCAAAATGCTGCCACTGTTGCCGCTCGTGAGGCAAGATGGGCTCAGACAGGCCTTCGCGTATG CGTTCGGACATTTCGCTGTTGCGGTGGCTGAGCAAATAGGTGACAACGTTGAGACCGACAACATAACATCGATAAAGGATAATTTTGTCACGGAATTCTCGATTGTATTCGACGTCCTATACAACCAGTGGTTGCCGTCATATGAGCCGAAAGTATCAGAATCAGTCCTCGAGGCGTTGGGCCCCATCACCAGACTCATCTCAGAGAGACAGTTCAACGAGACCGTCAATAAATTTGTACTTTCATTGCTCTCACTGTACCGAAAACCAACTATTAACTTCTTCAGCATCAGCCAATGTATTTCGTATTTGCTAGCTCCATCTCCACTGAATCCTAAACTGTCGCTAAATGACAACGTAATCAATTCGATAAACCACGTTTTATGCAACTTGGTTCTGCTAGAACCAGATTATGATCAACCGCATACAGTAAAGAATCATTTTGAAGTACTCCGTTGTTTTGATCACATGGCAACACAGTATCCAGACCAGactattgaaatgcttttgcacatgtgtaaaaataatcaagAAAGAGAAAGAATGAGGGCGGTTATAATCCTGACACATTTGACCACGTCGTCACAagtgtttattgaaaatttcgCATCTAAATTCATAaccattttaaaagtaatgatCGTCATGGAACAGGGTGTTAAAATGAAGAAGATTCTCGTCAAAGCAATAGTTGCTTTAGTGTATAGAAATTGTATAATGGCCACAGAGGATTTTGCTATGGTGGAGTTTATAGTAAAACACTGTGGTTATGAAGGCCCCGCTACAGTATCCAAAACTGAGGTGCAAGACTTACGTGACACTTGTAGAAATTCATTGATTCTTATGTGCAATACTGTCACAAGTGTCCGGAcacaattattacatttactcCTAACTGCTCTCACTGTTGAAGATTTTACACCCTCCATGTCTACAGTGAGTCACTGTCTCACTTCATTACTGCAGAATAATTCGGAAGTAACTACAGACGATCCTCCAGACACTGTAGAATCGAAATGTTCCCCTGACCTTGTATTCGTTCGGTGTCTGATGCACGTAGTTGATCCAAATGAAAAGGATAGAAATAAGAACCTGTTGATGTTCCTTGAAGAATTTTCTGGTGATGTTCATAAGAATTTGAAGAATTCGTGGACCATTGAATTAGATAGATTACTCAAGTATGTTGAGAAAAATGAATCTAAAGAGCAATGGCATGATATGCTATTGGACTTACTGGTCTCTGCTGTAGAACAAGTTAATAGCAACAAATGGGTAGAGAAAATATCTTCGTTGTTTTCCCAACAGATTCTCTCCAAGAAACAATCGCCTATGATCAAAGGCGTGGCTTTACAGTACTTAGCTGTTTTATCCTGCCATATGTCAAACGCTGCTGCAGTCgaaactgtattaaaaataattcttctgGCACTCAAAGCTATACCGATTGAAAGTGTCGATTACGTGAGCAAAGCAATAGGCATTGCATCAAGACAACATGGAGAGTCCGTACTCAATGAATTGGATGCACTATACAAAGACAATGAAGCTAAACGAAGCAATAAATTGTTGAATTTCCTCTCATCCAGAGCATCCCAAAATTACGCCGAACTTGCCATAGTCAAGTATGCTCTTATAACGTGCTACGGAAAAGTTGCACGGGAATGTCTTGACGTTCACGTCCTAGCCAGATTAGGAGAGAATGTCACATCGATTCTTTTAGAAATTCTTAAATCGGGTCCCGCTTTCGATCTGTGTAACGCAAGTGTTACAGCACTTTACGAGATTAGCAAAGCACTCCACCCAGCGTCCCACCATAATGTTACATTGAGAAACCGCTGGCAATTATTAAACGCTGTACTGGAACAAATTTATAACTCCAATCTGGAAAAACGGAACGTAGAACTATATCCCATAATAGTGAAAGCATCAAAAGCGCTAACGAAGTTGCAAAAAGGCATTTTACCGGAAGAACGTAATACCATACTTCGCGTACTCTTTAACAGTATATTTGGGGAACTGTCTTCGTTCAAACGGAAGTATGAAATTGAAGGCAACGGTGATAAAAACGATTTATTGGCTAAAACATTGAACGATTCTTTAACTTTATTACATGAATTGATAAAAGAACTGATTATTCAGTCAACGTGTTTGAGTACAATAGATGATATAATTGGTTTACTTATGGAATGGATTCGTCATGAAAACGACGAAATAAGAACGGCTGCTGTACTCGTTCTTCAAGTCGTTTTTGacgcttatataaaaaatgttaaactgAACTACGAAACTCCCAGTAAATTCGGTCAAATGGGATATTTATTAGGCCTCATTGTGCCCGGCGTAGCTGATACTAATTTCCCAGTAAGATTAACTACAGTGGACTGTGTCAAACTTATAATTCAGATACAAGATTTATACGAAGGCCATACCATTGAGCCGGATGACGAATGCATGACTAACCTAACCCAGTTACAGAACAATATCCTAACAAACGATCTGTGTATGATTAGTGATTATTGTATGAAACTGTGTGACACAATTTCTCCCAAGATACCCCATTTGCATACGATGCAATTCATAGAGAGCTTGCTTGAAAGCTATGATGGACAGGAGTTACGAAGTGTGGGCATAAGTTCTATATTAGATGCGTTTTACGTCAAGAAAGGGCAGGATTTGTATCAAAGTATCGAGAGGATAGTGGAAGTTATGTTGGTGACAATGGAGCTAGTTAACGATGAGGCCAGAGCGAGGCTTATGAGGCCGCTGGTATCGCTGACGAGGCACCATTCCAATGCCGTGACGGCTGTGCTTTTGGGCCAACGGATTCCGTTAAGACC GTGCGTAGTCAGCTGCTGGCGGCATCTGGCGCGAGACGAGGGACTCTCCGCAGCCATTGTGGATAACTTTCTGCGACTCATGACATCTATAGAGTTGTATGAGGACCCCTACCACATCACTGAACATCACGTAGCGGCGTTACAACCCATGACT CTCATTAGCGCTCTGGGTGAGATGCTGCAAGAGGAATCCATGCGGCCGATATGCATCAACAAGTTCTCGGAACTGTTCGCCGTGCTGTACACGACGCTCGCTTGCTACGTGGAGGCGGAGCCCCCGGCGTACGTTGTCCCAACCAATAAGGGTCAAGAGCGCTTCGGGTTCATTCCCAACAGAGAAGCGATCAAACTGTCCCCGGCCAGGATCACCGTGAACACGTTTAACAGTTTCCTGGAGAGAGCTGATTGTTATAAG GTGAAAGAGGCGTGCTCGCTGTGCCTCAGCATAGAGCACGGGGACAGCACCAGCATTATCCTGGAACTGGCACCCATCCTGGGCAGTTCCCTCAGCCGCTCGTGCCCGGGGCAGCTGACGCGGCTGGTGGGCGGCGTGGCTGGGTACGCGAGGTCACCTTTACCACCTCAACGATGCGCTGTCATCGCGCTTCTCGCTGATCTATTGAACTATCG CTGCAACGACAACCCGGTGCTGATCGAGAGCGTGGTGGCGACGCTGGACGGCGGGTGGAAAGACGCGAGTGCGCGCGTGCGCAGCGCCAGCCTGCGCGGCGCCGCCAACCTGGCGCGCCTGCgcggcgccgccgccgccgccgcgctgccCGCCGCCGTCGCCGCGCTCAGCCAGGGCGTCGATGCGCAGATGATGCC ATCGGCCAACGAGAACGTTCCCCTGGCTGCCATACAAGGTCTCAGTCGTCTTCTGACCGAAAGTGACAAACTGGATAATGAGTTCGACCGAGAATTGCTTGCGATCTCCCAAAAAATCCGCCCCTTCATGAATACGGATTGCAGCCAGTTAAGGGAGAACTCCATTCACCTCTTCGGCATTATCGCGGAGAAGGTCAAGTCTGAGGGTTTGGTGGAACAGGCCATAAATTCCCTGCCGTGCTTCTTGCTGCATCTGTGTGACACCAATCCTGCTGTTGTGAGG GCGTCAAAGTCGACTCTCCGGCAGCTGTTCCGAACGTTCAACGCGCGCAAGTCGAACGAGTTCATCCAGACGCACCTGGTGGACGAGGGCCGGCTGTACCTGGAGCAGTTCCTGTGCGCGCTCGTGCGCCAGCTCGCGGACGAGCGGCccgccgcgctcgccgccTGCGTGCGCGCCCTGCTGCCCTACCTGCACTGCGCGCGCGACGCGCTGCGCCCCTACGCGCCCTTGCTGCTCG GATATCTTTACGCGGATCTAGACCGTATCCAAGCCCAATACCCAGAAGAGACCCGTCTGGAACCCGACATCATTCGCTCAGCCAGATCCAGACTCTTGCAGCTTATAAAGGACCCTAACCCTCTAGTGCGGCAACATTCCGCGTTCGCTCTGGCCAATATAACCCTTGTGTGTACCCAAATATGA